The sequence GAGACAgtctataaaacataatattactcCTTGGTAAACTCTTGGAGGCTGAGtaggttagttttttttttgtgtttgtgggcgaaaaacacctgggcgttatcatcgccttgTAGCTATTAGTACAAGGGTAAAATAACTTCGAAATTAACTATACAAGGCGTAAACGTAATACCAAtcatataataaagatttactaaaacaagctaaaaaggcaaaataaaactcaaaactaataccacagacaaagttgataaattttttttttttgtctttggacatttgactggtttgatgcagctctccaagattccctatctagtgctagtcgtttcatttcagtataccctctacatcctacatccctaacaatttgtttttcatattccaaacgtggcctgcctacacaattttttccttctacctgtccttccaatattaaagcgactattccaggatgtcttagtatgtggcctataagtctgtctcttcttttaactatatttttccaaatgcttttttcttcatctatttgtcgcaatacctcttcatttgtcactttatccacccatctgatttttaacattctcctatagcaccacatttcaaaagcttctaatcttttcttctcagatactccgattgtccaagtttcactaccatataaagcgacactccaaacatatactttcaaaaatcttttcctgacatttaaattaatttttgatgtaaacaaattatatttcttactgaaggctcgtttcgcttgtgctattcggcattttatatcgctcctgcttcgtccatctttagtaattctacttcccaaataacaaaattcttctacctccataatcttttctcctcctattttcacattcagtggtccatctttgttatttctactacatttcattacttttgttttcttcttgtttattttcatgcgatagttcttgcgtaggacttcatctatgccattcattgttttttctaaatcctttttattctcggctagaattactatatcatcagcaaattgtagcatctttatcttttcaccttgtactgttactccgatctaaattgttctttaacatcattaactgctagatcatgataaaatataaaagttaaaataaattatataaaacttaactaacTCCAATGGTTGTGTAAAAATCCCCTTCCcagacagtaaaattaaatacatagaaccaaaaatcaaattgaaaaggttaaaattattaaaaaaactgtccttacagaaaaacatatatgagcatattaaatTCGTTGCAGTAACCCGGTACTATGCAAAAGGAGAAACACCCGTTCCAAAATCCCGCTATCGTCACACAAGACATCACGGATGTTTCCGGGTATATTAAACTGatgacgcaacgccgcataacatatgcagtccacgagaatgtggtgcacagtcatgcggcagttgcatcgtgtgcagaggggtgggtcttctcctgacattaggtgtTCGtctgtgatcctcgtatgtcccaCCCGTAACTGGcggaggaccacttcctcacgacgagagtttctgcaagaggagccccatggcaacactgaatccttaatccgtcggagtttattatcgatggTAGAtgtccagtcactttgccaccttgctcgcagtgattgttttatatgattgataaaatcaaaggtactaacttgggtggtgaaaggaggctgaatacacgcttcctTGGCAGCAGAATCCGCTCTTTTgttacctagaattccaacgtggctagggattcAGCAAAAACCTACCTCCTTGTTGTGTTTATTTAACTCAGTGATTTTATCGTAaatgtcaatgacgacaggatgtttggaataaaggttttccaatgcttggagagcactgtacgagtcactaaGAATGCTcttatatttagggccaacgatagtTAGTGCCCTTGGAAGGAGCACAGTTATGATTTCAGACAAATATGTATCAAGATCATATCAGACAATTTTTTTCTGCAGaacctgaaaattatttttagccaataagtttttcttatctttcaTTTGAATACTTCTCTTTCAGTTCAGAATTGTATGCATTTGTCATTTGCATGTATACCTGAGATTTggcatttattatatatttttattacatttattatatatttgcatCAGATTATGTTaacataagtttaatttattcataaatttgatACATAAGCTATGTCTCACAATTGTGTTTTTCTTATTAGTTAGTGTACTAGTGGGTAACcaaactagaatttttttaaagatatcttgAAAACATCAGTGTCCTTTGAAATACTGTCCATTAGATGCTATGCATTTGTTCCAACGGTTTTCCACTGTTcacgacatttttttttataattccattataTGCCTGCAGTAATTTTTGCTTAACCTCTTCTGTGTGAAAACAATTTTCCTTTAGTATTTTCTTCATTCTTGGAAATAAGAAGTCACAGGGAGCTAGATCAGGCGAGTAAGGGGGTGAGAAACCATTGTCATAtgttttttcatcaaaaactgTTTGATTTTCAATGCTGTGTGGGCAGGTGtgttgtcatgatgaagcagCCAGTTCCCTGATCACCACAGTCCAGGTTGTTTTTTTCCTCACACTCACGCAATTACCTCACAGATAGTAATATTGGTTCATTGTGGTGCCCTGAGGAACAAATTCAATGTGGACAACTCCTGTGATGTCTTAAAAAAGAAACCATCATAGACTTGACATTTGATTTTACTAGCTGTACTTTTTGGTTAGGCAGTGAAGCTGACTTCCATTGGACTACAGTTTTGTTTCAGGATCATAGCCATAACACAAAGATTCATCCCCTAtgacttttgaaaaaaatctgtgcACTTaggttaaaagaaaacattatataataattaactaactTCAAAGTTagcaaaatctttatttttgttaagtagaAACTGATTTAACTTAACCTACTATTATTCAGAAGTATCATGCATAGTAATTGACTGATTTTACCTACTTCATTATTGTGCATCCATTCACAACTGTTCCCACAAACTATTTGTTAATgcaacattttgatattttctaaGTAGCAAAGTTGCTAACAAGAGAATTTCACAAAAGCTAATATTGATGACAGTGAAactatagtaatatataaatgaGAAGCAAATCTTGAATCAgtagtcaaaaaaaaataaagaaaaaattctagaTGCTCGTGCTATAGCTATTGTGTTACTACCTACCACAATGACACTTATcaacacaaaaattgaaaaaagaaaacaaattatatagttACACATTAGCCATTCAAACACACACAATCATTCCTCAtgtaaattacactgatagacaaaaaaaacatttttaatgtttctctaagtgtgataccatttcttgtgtacattacattacaaatctgtaaatacaatttttctatcacccttagttttaaataaattacgcctcaaaaaaaattaagggaaaatatagttaaagtctgtaaaatttataattttacataaccatacctgtgttagaatgattttgctgatgcttttcttttataaatagcctcaggcacatcccaaattaatgtccaacagcaATCAGCTAGCatgtgaatggaggaaatgtattttcaaatacatattacGTCCCATAGCTCTgcatgaagtaagaagttgattaacagtaTTGTGGTAAtagtcagatttttgtttgccaataaaagttttacaaacatctTTAagtgaagcccaagctgcactttctacattatttaacactgagttatttaacatcatctttgaccaactctcttatttgaggaccaacaaatattctttaacttttccttcacttacattcaaaagtttctgcctgatgtacaaaaaactgggactatccttcttgattgcttttacaaaatttttctttagtcctagcttgatatggatagggggtaaaaataattttttgggttcactaaggactcatgaataatattttcccatatggagttaagttgtctcatttcttccacactttggtaacataatgttttatctctagcttggctgtcccatttgcaaagaaaacacaagtaCTTAGCATAGCCTAACtgcatacctaaaaaaaattgctataacttattttaattgctataatttattttttcaagaagcctttcatcacatcgtatgtgatgaaggctcactcttcagtatttgatacgatgtcataatatgtgactatgatatgatttaattctttgtctagtattgtttatttatgcttacaaattatgttaacaaagttaaacaataaaaaatgagctaacaaaatacaatattaactatatatgttgaaaaatcaaaaaaatcctttaatgaaaatttaaaatatttttaaaaattgtgggtgattgaaagattctgagttcatattcgttttcagcatcaaaaaaaaaattaaaatcatgtatcgcatgttaggaaacaaaaattatgtttatcactgTTATTAGGTAGgtaatttcatctttttcttttaacattttgattgccttacttttattttttcccaaacaTATTTATAGGGCATTTTTTATACCTGAATTATaggttataaattaattcaatcttgtgaatttttttcattccattcagtttttgttttttcttttcatacaatttttttaaaattattaattttagacttCTTAGTACTATAGTACaattattactaaaacaaagaatgcaattttttttttctaaattaaaaacaaacagaaaatgacaaattaagcaaattgtaataaataattttattcatgtaatacaagtaaataaaaatacataaattaataatatcaccAATTCTCTTGAGGAAGTTTGCAAGTCCAATTATCACTTTTTATCATTTCTATTCCAGCTCCATAATATGCTATCACATAATATGAACCGTCAGCAGGTCCTACCACTTGTGTTGCTATTAATATTACATCAATTAACTGACCTAAGAACATAAAACCTAACGTACAGAACTTTAATAAACCTATTGCTGgataacctaaataaaatctgTCAGCACCAAACATACCAAGAAATATTGATAGTAGCAATGCTGTTTCAAATGAATATCcatttctgaaacaaaaataaaaattatttttatttatttttaaacaatatttctacaaaatctTATTGGAAACACAAATTGGGAAATGGCAGCTGCGTACTAATATCTAATTTCTACCTTACCTTCTCGTTTACAGCAAAAATTACTCATATCTGTTGTTAGAAAAAGAAATGATAGTATAATACAGACAACAGTAATATGTACaattaatagtaataagaaaCTACAACTTATTCAGGTACTGTTACTTAAAAACCTAGTATGCTAAGTCTACTTTCTAAGAAccaaaagaattacaattttcatatttaatttgataaacatGTAGAATACACAAATCTATGTTCAATCCAGTTATAGGTAATTCGCAATACTTTAAAGCTTTGAGAGGCAGTATAATctcaaaattacattgaactgttTCAGAGAAAAATATTAGATTGTAATTCTTTCTTACTTTGATGAATTTCATAACAAACTTTAgttatgcttttaaaaaaaatcattctaatactAAGAACAActgatatttacaatttattatattacaatgcAAAAAAGTAAATACTTACGTCCATTTGCATGGAATGTCTCTTCTAAAAGTAGAATTATTTGTTTCTGTACAAATTATTCCATCTGCAGCTTTACACCAAACTGAAATGATAAATTGCAGGTTTCACATATACCATAATTAATATAACTGGAAAACTGCTTGCAATAAATCTATTTGGGATTGACAAAAAGGTGAATGAAGACCTGGCTGATTGTATTCAAGCCTTAGAAATGAAGTAGTGATTAGTGTAACATTTGTACAAGAACGATAGCACTTATACTAACATTTGAATTGCTCTCTGGCtgcaaatcaaaaaatgtttaaatcaactTCCTCTTTTCAGGGGTGGTTTTCAGTTCAATGTGTGAGTATCAATACCaacattctgttattttataaatactaattaaatttttggcAATTATCAGTTTAATGTTACAAAAGAACTTTTTAATTCTCTTTCACAATTTTTagaaacagttaatattttttgtacattatcaCTAATTTTATGAAGGTTATCTTAATTtcactgttattgttttttttatttttaaactttaaattgttGAATGGAAATTAATACTCTTACACTGAGAAAGTTAGGTAACATTTGGTTTAATTCTGTAATTCATCATGGGAGAATCTAAAACGCtgcaataaattattaagttttaaaataattctacataAAACCCAATATTATACACAGAAAGAACAAagcttattaaaaagaaaaaaacaagaatgaaaGAGTTACATAACCAAAAATGACAATGAGACAAAGCAAACAGAAATATGACAATTTATCAGCTTTTATGCAAGATCCAATGAACTGAGGAACGATTATCAAGAACTAGCTCATCATTAGGAGACAGATCTGCAAATTCAATCACCAAAAGGAACAAACATATCACTCTCTTTCAAATTACAAGTACAAAGAGAATGCTTTTCCAGATTATGTTTGTGGATACAATTATGTCAATTCTTTTTCAGTTATGGTTGACAAAGCTAATAAtgccaaataaattaaattgggtAAATTCCTCAAAAATCATTTGAGGTGGGTGGCAGTTGTGAATGATGGAACAACATAATTAAAGATCCAGAAGAACAATTTTGATGAAGTATGGTTTTAATTCTAGTTTAATTATTAGGCTATACATCCTAGTTAATGTAGGTgccacatacataataaaaaaaatcgctatatgGTGTGTTACTTTATGATCTTATATTTTTCAAGACTGACTCCATGTAAATAACTTCACAATATCTATTTGTCAATAATAATCccacaaaattaatataagcaaggctttaaattataaataaataattaaaacctacTTTGTAATATACCACTTGATAATAAAGGCAGCAGCAACATAAAGGTAAAGAATAtggttttctttcataaaaagaaatgttgaaaataacGTTTTCTTGGTGAATCTTAGAAACAAGAAGTTTGTGGTAAAACTCACAAGAAACAGAAGTAAATGAATGAGACAATTATTGCTCTACTCAAGGATAATAGTGAAGGGGCAAGAATGACTAAAAAAGAAGATGCAGTAAATAATAAGCTGAAGATATAAGATAaacaaaccaattaaaataaccATGCATAATTAAAAGCTGTAAGCCAAACAAAATTACTGATGACATAATCAGTATATTTGTGTAATCTTCCATTATCTGAAGTAGCAAAGTATTGCagaaatttagtaatttacaCTACTGGTTTGATCTAAAACTTTGTAAATttgatatacatatttaaatgtatgtttaaagGAAATTGTCTTGATCTGGATTGATTTTTAGTAATCTAATTTTGCCATAATATCACATAGTTCTGCTTAATCTAAAATTTCGTTTTTCCcaagaaaaaaatcatcacaCAAAATTAAGCCAATACTAAATCCAGATATGCaggtattagaaaataataatgtaaataaaaaattgctattcaaaacaaataaaatagcttTACTATAAAGTAGACTATTCATTACCTCATCTTAAATTATCAGCTTTGGAAATTCTAAacatattctataataaaaaaattcaagaagttGTTTTACcttttgctttgttttctttaGTACACCCTTGAGGCTGTTgtgtttttatatctataaaatcaATATCAGGATGTGGGCAAATAAACTGACCCATTCTCAATGTACTACAGTCAACTTCATAAGGTACTTTGGTTTCATTTGTGATCAATATGAACTGTAGAAAAAGAATTACGGATaatgtgataattttatataGCATCTTGTGAACACTTTAGTATTTTACAGTTCGACACTTTAAAGTAATCTTGACATATTCCACATGTaaccataataaaacaaaattagcaCTTATCACAAAGAAAACAACTCAGAATATGTGAaacactgttttattaaaatcagatttgTAAATAGGTTATAAACGAATACGTCACAACATTACTTCTACCTATGTTTACAACAAGACTACACAGATGATCGCTGTTATATCACAGATGTTGATAACTTCCGAAACCAGATTAAAGCAGTGCTGACAAATTTTACCGTTACACTTTTAAGTATattgtaaagtaatattataagtaataatgtaaaactctctaaaaaaataatgtaaaaaagaaacagCTCATTTGTTTAAGATATATACTAAATAagtttcttcagaaaaatatgcAAGAATGTTTTTTCTATACCGAAGGTTATAAGTTTCCGCGGTAAACCCGTAGTGTTGTTTTTGCAGAAGTTAGGTTAAATAGGTGTATATGTAATAAGTACAATTTTATCGTGGTGTAATTTAGGTTTGGTGTGCCTTTTTCTTGAagcattaattaatttgtttgttaagtagtaacttattattttattactttctgtttGTTGCTACTCATAAGTTGAAACATGAGTCTGTGGGTTGATAAATACCGACCAAACGCTCTACATAAACTTGATTTTCACAAAACACAAGCCCAGCATCTAAAGAACTTAGTAAGTtaattgttcataaataaatactttgtatAGCTACTGAATATTAGTAAACCACAGATGGATGATTTACTtagccttttattttttatgtttggtagttgtgtttcaattaatcacatatctcagaaatggtcaacttgagactgtacaagactacattcatatatcatcctctaaagtaataccggACTGTAATTTCTGaagcctaaaaaaaaagaaattgaatcaTGCTCAAAGCaaggtaattttttaaaggatCTTGAGACTACAAGGAATTCCAACAAAATTTACGGAATCCATAAGCATAGCAGTATGAAGTTTTTTGTTAGATACtgaagagattttaaaaatcaatctaaaattttattgctgTATGTTTTTCATTATAAGTTATCCCTTCCTGCAAGTTGCACAAAGGGTTTACTTAAGCAGTTCAAACTATTTTACTGGCTCTTACAGTCATAATTTTAATGCATAGTGGCTACCATATCATCTCAAAGATGAATTTTCCATGGTTTCCTAGTCCACTGAAACCAGTGAAGGATAGAGGTAACTGGAAAGGTACCTGGTTGCAAAGTTCCATGAAGACTATCTATGCCATATTTTTATCATTGCTACTGATTTATTGTTAAGCCTACCTTCCAAAATAAGTCTGAAGTCCTAATTACCTCCCTTCTATTTATGCCCTTTTTGAAACAACTCATCTTCATCTAGCATAACATGAACAAATTATCTGTTCGCTTCTAAACTACAATATTTAGTGCCTAAAAGGTAAGatgattattaatataacacTTAGCTACTtgttcataatgaacaagaagatagggaagagagtagagtattttaaaacgcatagtgatagaatcgttgtaataaggataaaatcaaaccctaaaccgacaacgattgttaacgtctatatgcctacaagcgcccatgatgataatgagatagagtgtgtgtgtatacactgtattgatgaagcaattaaacatgtaaaaggagatgaaaatttaataatagttggagattggaatgcaagcattggaaaaggcaaggaaggaaatatagtgggtgaatacgggctgggcaaaaggaatgaaagaggggaccgacttatagagttttgcacgaagtataatttagtaattgccaacacccaatttaaaaatcgtaatagaagaatatacacttggaaaaagccaggcgatactgcaaggtatcagattatatcatggttaagcaaagatttagaaatcaacttactgcaaaacttaccctggagcagacattgatagcgaccataatttggtgatttgAAATGATTTGAAATTTGGTGACTGAAATGTAGAtttgggtttaaaaacctgaagaaaaggtgtcagatgagtcggtggaatttagagaagcttgaggaagaggaggtaaagaagatttttgagaaggacatcgcaagaggtctgagtaaaaaagataaggtagaaaatgtagaagaagaatgggagaatgttaaaaaggaaattcttaaatcagcagaagcaaacttaggcggaataaagagaactaatagaaaaccttgggtttcagacgatatattgcagctgatggatgaacgtagaaaatataagaatgctagtgatgaagaaagtaaaaggaactatcggcaattaagaaatgccataaacaggaagtgtaaactggtgaaagaagagtggattaaagaaaagtgctcAGAAGTGGatagagaaatgaacattggtaaaatagacggagcatacattaggaaaattttggggtacataaattaaaatgtaataatgtgttaaacaaagatggtacaccaacatataatacgaaaggtaaagtcgataggtgggtggaatatattgaagagttatacagaggaaatgaattagaaaatggtgttatagaggaagttgaggagga comes from Lycorma delicatula isolate Av1 chromosome 3, ASM4794821v1, whole genome shotgun sequence and encodes:
- the bisc gene encoding TM2 domain-containing protein 1 biscotti, whose protein sequence is MLYKIITLSVILFLQFILITNETKVPYEVDCSTLRMGQFICPHPDIDFIDIKTQQPQGCTKENKAKVWCKAADGIICTETNNSTFRRDIPCKWTNGYSFETALLLSIFLGMFGADRFYLGYPAIGLLKFCTLGFMFLGQLIDVILIATQVVGPADGSYYVIAYYGAGIEMIKSDNWTCKLPQENW